The genomic region CCCTGTTACAGGATCAAGCCGCCTTCCAACCACCCTTTCAACAAGGAGTTCATCTGGAACCTATAACAGCAAAGAATGGGTTAAGGTACAGATTCTGCATTCATAAAATCTAATCACTGGACTGCTACAGTTAATTTCATTTCAACAGAGGATGCATGAAAGATATAGTCAATGAGTACATTTTTCTTCCTTTTGTTATGTAACTTACTCCAGAAAATCGAAATAGCTAAGTCAACGCCTGATCCAACAATGTTGCTAAATCAGACGCTAATGTTCTTTTGTTTTGTTTTTCCTTGCACAAGGTACTCATTGGGCTAAGTATAGCCAATAGCAGTGTTGAAGAAATCTAATTTGTACTACTAGTGAGATTAATGGCGACATAGAGCCTAAAGGACGAATGTAGTTGTACACTTACATCTAACAGAATGAAAGTATCAGGCCGGATTTCAAGAGTTTCCAAGGCCATGGCCTGTGAATAGCTTCTTGGGTACCCGTCCAAAAGCCAACCATTTTCTTGAGCGTCTGGTTGCCGAAGGCGTTCCTTCACCATCTGGCAGAAATCCAGGACCATTCATCTTTATGACCACCAACAGCGAATTGGAATGCATGTATTGACGGAAAACCCAACAGAAAACATGACTCACATTAACGACAATCTCATCAGGCACGAGCTGGCCCTTCTCCATGAATTCCTTGGCCCGCTTCCCATTCTCAGAGCCAGCAGCGATTTCCGCCCGCAACAAATCTCCAGCGGAGATGTGCGCCAGTTGATACTGCAAATTATCAGAAAAACGATTACTAAGCTGCTGCTAAGCGCTGCAGTTGCTGCGAAGGAGGATTGCATGTAGGACATGATATACTaacagacagacagacagacagtGCAATCCATGCACGAATAGCTTACTTTGGTCTTGATGAGCTCGCACTGTGTGCCCTTGCCGGACGCCGGAGCTCCTGATATCATGACCTTGAGAGGATCAGCCAACGCTGCCACCACAGCCTGAAATGAAATGTAGAATCAGAAAAAAGGTAACGATTATGTCATGAAAAAGCTGGTGTGATTATCAAGTAAACCCCCAGAGAGGGAAGATAGGATTCACGAGATCTATGCTACGGTCCTGACCTCCCCTATACATGTCCGAAGAATCCTGCGAAGCTCAGCAAGGGAGCAAAAATAAACGCACCCCCATCCCCTTACGCTAAGCCAGCTGCTAATCCAGCCGAATCGGATTACGCGGAGGCGAGGGGTAGGGGGGCTACCTTGGTGGCCCGAGGCGAGGAGCGGGCCGACCGGCGGCCGGCGGGGCGGAGGCGGAGGGAGCGGCAGCGGGAGCGGGCGGGTGCGGCGGTGAAGAGGAGGCGGCCCTGGGCAGACGGCCTCTGCGTCGTCCCGGACGGCAGCGggagggcggtggcggcggcggccatgGAGGATGCCATGAGCTCCACCGGCGACGGAGAGGAGCGATAGGACCCGGAAGGACGTGGAAGAGACAGTTTTGGACAGAAAAGTTGCTACTTTTCGAACACATATAAATAAAATCAGTCCTAGTCTGTCTCCCCCGTTTTTTTCTGAGGCCTCAAACTTGCTATTGCCGATAACACCCCAACGTTTTCCGGTGGACACCAACCAACGTCGATAAGATTTCTATcgaccacaagaagaagaatacaGCTTAGCTGCAAGAAATGCTCTACTCCAAAAGCTCGACTTTGATATGCTCTATGAAGAATTTGAATTCTATCGTTAAATTCAGGAGATTTCCTCAATCGAACACCACCATGTATGGGCCTGAAACATGGGCCGAGCCCAGCCCATTTGTGTCTTAGactgtctccagcagcgtcctctaaattccgtctcctaaaggaatattctctgtcttttacagaacactctaaaagattctgtcCTTTATATATTCTTcgtctccagcagcgtcctctaaattccgttccctaaagctacagtgttaacagattcactttttccatttcttttttatttttctttgttttcttcccATTTCACGCTACAGAAATGATACGTAAAAAATTGTATTTATTAATTTTTAAATTAATAAATTCGAATTGTCAATATTAATTACATTGCTTGTTTTGTTGTTGTGTAATTGTTGTCGATAACGCGCCACATAGTATAATATCGGTGCCAAAATATATTTTCAAATGGACAAGCTTGCACCGTAAGCCAGAACTCTTCTTCGAGAAGCCATAGACTAGCTTCCCTTGCACGGCAACCGCATGGCTTGTCTCCGAAGCGTACTTCCTCTATAAATACCGAGTGAGCCTTGCATACTTCACTCAACCTTGCCTTTACAAACTCCACAACCATGAATCCATACTTAGAAAACAATTTTCTTGTGCGGTTGATGGAAGAaatggaagaggaagaagaagagttgcAGTTGGCGAGGCACATGGTCAATAGGAGGCGACGTGCACGCAATGAGCGTCGTCATGGTGGTTCGATTCCAGGGCGTGTTAGGATTCATCGTGATCACATGAGCGGCGATGCAAGAATCCGAGCAGACTACTTTGGAGCACACCCGGTGTACACGGATGCTCAATTTcgtaggaggtattttaaattaccACATTCATTCTACCATGTACATAACTTCATGACCCCTATTATGACACATGAATTCTATGGTAGGTTCCGCATGCGTCGCCATGTGTTTGAGCGCCTTGTTGATGTTGTGCAACAAGTGGATCCATACTTTATTCAGCGTCCAAACTGTGCGGGTGAGATTGGTCTTTCTGCTctacagaaagttgttgctgctGTTAGAATCCTTGCTTACGGTATTCCGGCTGATGCCGTTGACGAATATGTACGCATTGGTGAATCCACTGCTCATGAGTCATTGAAACACTTTTGCACGGCCGTCCAAACCGTGTTTGCTCCGTATTATCTCCGTGCACCAAATGTAGAAGATATCGCACGCCTTCTCCAAGTTGGCGAGTCACGTGAGTTTCCTGGTATGCttggtagtgttgattgcatgcattgggagtggcgtaGCTGCCCAAGTTCATGGAAGGGCATGTTTATAGGGCGTGGTAAACATCCTACCATGATCTTGGAAGCTGTTGCGTCGTATGACCTGTGGACATGGCATGCATATTTTGGTCTGCCAGGTAGTTGCAACGACATAAACGTTCTGCACCGTTCAAACCTTTTCGAAAGGCATCTGAGCGGTGACACACCTCCAGTTTCATTCACTGTGAATGGTCACACGTACAATATGGGATATTACCTAGTCGACAGGATTTACCTTGACTGACCCGCATTTGTGAAGACAATCCGTAATCCCTACGACGTTAGAACCCAACACTTTGCAACAATTCAAGAGTCTGCTCGAAAAGATATTGAACGAGCTTTCGGTGTACTCCAGAAGAGATGGGGTGTGGTCCGTGTCCCTGCTTACGGTTGGAGTCCTGAACACATTGGGGACATCATGAAAACATGCATAATATTGCACAACATGATAGTAGAAGACGAAGGTCCATTGTCTTTGAACACAACCTTTGAAAACATCGGAGTGCTGGCAGACACAAGTCAAGGTTCAATGGAAGAGCGCAATGACTTCGTCAATCAAAGGTACAACCAACTCAAAGACCGCAACAAATATACTCAGCTTCAGGTTGATCTGATACACCATCACTGGGCGCGACATGGATCTGGAGTTGCATAGGAAGCAATGAAACAAGTTATGTCATGTCTGTTCTTATCTAGTGTGCAACTGTTATTTTCTAGACATGTTTCTTAGTTTACCCTGTTGTAGTGTCGAAGTGTGTGTATTGTCTGTCGTAGTGTCTCATGCTGCTCTTTGAATTCAATAACAAGAAGTACTACTGTCATGCAACCACATGTGTGTACAAATGCTAAACAAAAAGTACAGCAAGCTCACAGTTAATGAAACCAAATAGTTCAAAAACATATAGTAAAACATTCAGGTACAAACCATGACAAATAGTTCAAAACAAATACTTGAAAAAGAAATAGTTCAAACAAGTAATAAAAAATCTGGTACAAACCAGATTAGGGTCTGACGACAGCAAGCTCACACAAACAAGTCCGACTATGCCTCATTCATAAATGATAAACAAACATATTAAGTAAGCAACCATCACAGGCCAGATGAAGTTGACCCAGTAACCCTTGCCAGtatctcttgttgcttggcttcatAGTACTTGCGGAGTAGAGGGTTACATTTGCTCAAATCCATGCTTGAGAACATTATCTCCTCTTTCTTGTCCTCTTTTAGTTTCTGCCTTTCAAGCCTTAATTTCTCTAGGTTCAACTTCTTTTCTAGGAGCAATTTCTGCCTCTCATTTTTGTTCATTGAATCCAACTTCTTTTCCTCAGTTGTAACAGTTGTTTTGTACACTGACAGGCGCTCCAAAGAAAGATCTCCCATGCGTGTCATGAACTCAGAATCTGATGAAGATGTGTCCACAGATTTAGTCCTCTTTGCCTTTTCCTTAGAAGAATCTCGACCCAGTGGCCTCTTCGATGTGAAGCTAGATGGTACAGATTCGTCTGCATCGACAGCGACAGTGTTAGAATGGGTGGGATTAGCGTTGCCTTGCTGATTTTGTTGGCCCATGTGGTTGTCCATCCATTTTGGTTGGTCCTTAAAAATGTCCCAACAATGTAAAAAGTGGAAAGGCTTCTTCTCAATTGCTGCAAACCTAGAAGCTGCCAGTGATGTCTGCGACATAAAACAACTGGTTACAGCAGGAACATACTTACATACCTACAATAGTTATGTCAAAATGTTACATTAAAGATGTACCTTATCTGCGTCACTGAGTCCACTAGGATTCTGTCGGAGGACTGCCATCATGTAACCAGCAAAAGTGGAACACTGTGTTTTGATAGTATCCCATCTACTcatcaaagattttgtggacctttCGGGCAATGCTCCTCGTCTTGAGTTGTATGCTTCAATAATTCTACTCCAAAATCCTTGCTGTTTCTGCCCTGTGTTAATGATGGGATCGCAACTAACGGCAAGCCAAGCATGGCATACCCTAGTGTCCTCATCAGCAGTGAAGTTTGCTAGCTTTGTTCTTTGAGTTGGCTTTTTAGGAACAGCTGGTGTTCTTGAGCCCTCGGGTTGCCCATCAACTGGAAATTCAAAATGTTGTGTTGCGAAAGGCTGCTCGTCAATCTGGCTAAGGAAGCTTCCATATTGAGACATCACCTGGTTCCAATCACTCCCCATTCTATGCAACAGAGGTAGATCAAACATGATATAAATGAGCATGTACTGAACATGTAACATGATATACAGTAACACAAACATAGtccaacataacagaataataagTGTAGTAGCTGAAATGGTTTCAGTTTACATAGACCAGAACATTTAAATCCCCCAAAAGCATGATCATACCAACCCACAAGGTCTTTCATAGACCTGAACATGATACAATACTTCTACTTAAGTTAAACCTAGACACTAGTAGGGATATGTGTCGTCGGTTGAGTAGTCACGACCATCGTCGTAGCCCACAAGGTCTTCATAGTTAATTGGTGACTCTTCGTCTATCAGTAGGTCGTCTTCTGAACCATCTTCTATCAGAAGCTCCTCTACTGCTTCCTCTTGTCGTGGATGTTCGTTTACTTGACAGTTAGCCATATTTTCTACCTCCCACTGAGTTTGCACTGCTACGTCTTCGAGATCCTTGGCGAGGTCGTCAATCTCAACTAGTGCTCGGTTCAATTCGTCCACCAAAGGTGAGTTGAAAGGTTGGAAGGCTGATTTGACGACATCAACGATGTCACAACTACGCTTTTGAACAACTCTGAGCAGAGTAGCCAGTTCTTTACGGAGCTTTTCGTTCTCCGATTCCATGGCTACATCAAACACAGTGTTCTATTAGTTAACACCGACTACAAATTAGGTATCTTATACAAACTACTGCATATAAGGGATTCCAAACTATGACTACACAGTTCAAATGAACCCTTAATCAATGTACATTCCATCTATGTTATTTTCTGGAAACTATTCTCTTAAATGTGAACCTGTTATAAATTTGCAGATTAGTTTACCATGCTCGCATAAAAAAGGCATCATGAGGTTGAGACCCGACAAAACAACGAGGGACAAAACAAGACTCCATTGAAGATTTCATGTTGATTAATTTGAATCCGGACACAACCTCATGATCTGGGAGGAACAACCCCCCAAACCCGAAATGGGTAGCCCCAAAACCGGTCTAAATTCAAGAATCCGGACACAACAATAAGACATTCATGCTTGAATTTGAAGCGCATTATTTTGAATGCTCCAGATCTGGGAGAAAACATCCCACAAACCCTAACTTCCATGCCCCCAAATACAAACAATACAATACGTAATGAATCAGTACTATGCGCAATGGATTTGTGTAGATCGTACCTCGATCTTCGCGGATTTGCCTCGGTGGACCGAATCGAAGAGGAagacgacggcggcgacgagcTTCTCTTCCTTTTGCCGGCAGCCTTCGACGAAGTCGGCGGACGACGAAGCCGTTTGCCGATGGCGACTCTCCGGCGACGAGCTGGGGGAAACTGGCTTGGATCTTCGGTTGTGGTGGGTCGCGCGTCCTCTTCGAAGTGGTGCGAGCTCTACGACGCCAGACCCGTCTCGCCCAGCTGCCTCGATGCTGGtggctatcggggaccataattaggggtaccctcaagactcctaattctcagctggtaacccccatcagcataaagctgctaaggcctgatgggtgcgattaagtcagggatcagtccgttcgagcgactcgatcacgcctcgcccgagcctagcctcggacaagggcagccgaccccggaggatttccgtctcgcccgaggcccccctccgacggcgaacatatttccggcttgcccgaggccctgccttcgctaagaagcaaccctgactaaatcgccgcaccgaccgaccaaatcgcaggagcatttaatgcaaaggtggcctgacacccttatcctgacatgtgccccccggcagagccgaagtgaccgccgtcacttcgccgctccactgaccggcctaacagaaggacaacgccgcctgcgccgcgccgactgcagtaccacttgacagagtgagactgacaggcagtcaggtcctgcagaaggcaccacaggaaactccgctccgcccgacccagggctcggactcgggccaagtcccggaagacggcgaactccgctccgcccgacccagggctcggactcgggctaagtcccggaagacggtgaactccgctccgcccgacccaggactcggactcgggctcagccccggaagacggcgaactccgctccgcccgacccagggctcggactcgggctaagtcccggaagacggcgaactccgctccgcccgacccagggctcggactcgggctcagccccagaggacgacgaactccgcttcgcccaaccctagggctcggactccgccctggcctcagccgacgacctccgcctcgcccgaccaggggctcggactcggcctcggccacggaagacagactcgacctcggcttcggaggagcttccacctcgcccaacctagggcgcagaccagccacgtcaacgggaggcgccatcatcgccctaccccgagctgactcgggccgcaggaaacaagaccggcgtcccatctggctagctccgccagataggcaatgatggcgtcccgcatgctctgtgacgacggtggctctcagcccccttacgaaagcaagaggacgtcagcaagggcccaaccgctccgacagttgtccctccgccaggctccatcgctcctccgacggccacgacatcacaccagctgggtgccaaaatctctccggctgccacgacggcatgtacttagggcgctagctctctcccgctagacacgtagcactctgctacacccccattgtacacctggatcctctccttacgcctataaaaggaaggaccagggccctcttagagagggttggccgcgcggggacgaggacgagacaggcgctctcttggggccgctcgcttccctctcccgcgtggacgcttgtaaccccctactacaagcgcacccgacctgggcgcgggacgaacacgaaggtcgcgggattcccacctctctcacgccggtcttcggccgcctcgctcctccccccttcgcgctcgccctcgcgctcgacccatctgggctggggcacgcggcgacactcactcgtcgaccaaagggaccccccggtctcggaacgccgacagttggcgtgccaggtaggggcctgctgcgtgttgacgaacagcttcccgtcaagctccagatgggcagtctccagcgatctctccaacccgggacggtgctccgtttcgggagtcttgagttcatgtccttcgacggcagctacgacatgatactccttccaccgccgcgcgacgatgacaatggcggccgacaacccgcccgccgtcggcggaatcaacgacgtcttccccgcgtggtggaagaacaacattcaagctcaccccgtcctctcccccgtcgacggaggaggaggcggggcaaccaaggccaagcaggaggcagcgtctcgttggctgtcgagcgagtcgacggcgtcggcaccccaacggggggcgcaccggacatcgacctcgcgtttgagacgaagacgagcgccgtctccccgcgacacgccaatcccgagcaagcggacgacaccagcgcgctcgcggagagcttgctggacgtcaccctcgtacctgagacgacagtgcagtcagtccccgacgtgacttcatcgccgctcgtcgaccaaaaggtaccgaccgattcccatcctacgtcatttggattcagcctcaacccgcctagcgacctcgctttggcggacgctctcgtaggg from Zea mays cultivar B73 chromosome 6, Zm-B73-REFERENCE-NAM-5.0, whole genome shotgun sequence harbors:
- the LOC100281242 gene encoding adenylate kinase, chloroplastic isoform X1; amino-acid sequence: MASSMAAAATALPLPSGTTQRPSAQGRLLFTAAPARSRCRSLRLRPAGRRSARSSPRATKAVVAALADPLKVMISGAPASGKGTQCELIKTKYQLAHISAGDLLRAEIAAGSENGKRAKEFMEKGQLVPDEIVVNMVKERLRQPDAQENGWLLDGYPRSYSQAMALETLEIRPDTFILLDVPDELLVERVVGRRLDPVTGKIYHLKYSPPENEEIASRLTQRFDDTEEKVKLRLETYYQNIESLLSTYENIIVKVQGDATVDAVFAKIDELLGSILEKKNEMVSST
- the LOC109940305 gene encoding uncharacterized protein, which encodes MNPYLENNFLVRLMEEMEEEEEELQLARHMVNRRRRARNERRHGGSIPGRVRIHRDHMSGDARIRADYFGAHPVYTDAQFRRRFRMRRHVFERLVDVVQQVDPYFIQRPNCAGEIGLSALQKVVAAVRILAYGIPADAVDEYVRIGESTAHESLKHFCTAVQTVFAPYYLRAPNVEDIARLLQVGESREFPGMLGSVDCMHWEWRSCPSSWKGMFIGRGKHPTMILEAVASYDLWTWHAYFGLPGSCNDINVLHRSNLFERHLSGDTPPVSFTVNGHTYNMGYYLVDRIYLD